GAACGGCGGATATGTCTGCCGCAAGGGCGACCCGACCCATGCGTGGTTCGGGGTGATCGAGGGGTTGGTGAAGATCACGACGGCGTCCGCCAGCGGCAAGTCGGTGACGTTTACGGGCGTACCGGCGGGCGCGTGGTTCGGCGAAGGCTCGGTGCTCAAGCACGAGATCCGGAAATATGACGTCATGGCGCTGCGTGACTCGGTGCTCGCGCATATGCCCATCGCCACCTTCGACTGGCTGCTGGACACGAGCATTCCGTTCAATCGCTTTCTGACGCTGCAACTCAACGAACGGTTGGGGCAATTCATTGCGGCCGTCGAGCACGAGCGTCTGCTCGATACCGATGCCCGCGTCGCCCGTTCGCTGTCGTCGATGTTCAATCCGAACCTGTATCCGTCCGACGACAACACCGTGCAGATCTCTCAAGAGGAACTGAGTTACCTTGCGGGGGTTTCGCGTCAGCGGGTGAACCTTGCGTTGAAGGTGCTGGAGCAGGCGGGATTGGTCAAGGTCGATTACGGCGTGCTGACCATTCTCGATCTCGAAGGGCTGCGCGAGTTCGGCATGTAAAACCCCTGGTCGAAGCCTTGCCGGAGCGCCGGAGTGGGCGCAGAATCGTTATTTTGCAGGCTCCCCCTCACGACCGCGCCCTTCCCATGTCTATCCATGCAAGGCCTGCCGACGCGCTGCGACCCACGCTGCTCGGCAACAGTGTCGAACTCCATCCGCTGGAACGTCATCACGCACAGGCGCTGGTTGCTGCGGCGGCCGATGGCGAGCTGTGGAATCTGAAAGTGACCGTCGTGCCGAACGCCGATACCGGCGATGCCTACATCGACCGGGCCTTGAAGGGGCGCGATGAAGGCACCGTCATCCCTTTCGTCATCGTTTCGACGGCCACGGGCAACGTGGTCGGTCACACCCGTTTCTGGAAGGTGGACCGCGCGAACCGGAAACTGGAAATCGGCCACACGTGGGTGAGCGCGTCGGCGCAGCGCTCCAGCATCAACACCGAAGCGAAGTCCCTGTTGCTCACTTATGCGTTCGAGACGATGCAGTGCGTGCGCGTGCAATTCACGACGGATGAACTCAATGAGAAGTCGCGCGCCGCGATCCTGCGTATCGGCGCGAAGCAGGAGGGCATCGTCCGTCACGAGCGGATCATGCCCGACGGACGCAAGCGCAATTCCGTCCGGTTCAGCATCATCGACGACGAATGGCCGCAAGTGAAGGCTGCCCTGGCCGAGCGCCTTGCGCGGGGCGCGTCGGGCTGACGTTGCGTGCCCATGCGCTCAGGCCACGGCGGTGACCGCCGCGCACGGTCCGGCGCAATACAGCACCAGACACGGGCACACCATGCGCCGGGCGATATCGAGGGCTTCGGTTTTCGTCTCAAGAAACGCGGCTTCCCACGGATTGCGGACGTGGTCGCACACATACGCCTTCGCTTGCTTGTCGAATTGCGATCCGAAGAATTCGTTTCTGAAGTAGAACCAGACGACATACCCGCGTCGCGGCAACCGGTCCGGGAGCGGATGCACGGGATATTCGTTCGCGGGCACCCGCCGTCTGAGCGAAATCCAGCGTTGATAGTCCACACGTGTCGCGGTCATGTCGAGCCTCCTTTAACGAAGTCGCCCCGGGCGGGGCGATTCGACATGATGGGCAGGAACACGCGACAAGAGTTACAGAAACTTCCGCTTCACCGCCATCGATGATGCGTCAATCGACAATGGCGTGACCAGATCCGACAATCAGGCGGGTTTTGGCACGCAGATATCGGCGTGTCGGCATCGGCAACCGCCAGACACGGCAATATCACGACACACTCGGATGCTCGGCAATGAATTGCTTGAGTACGGCATCGATTCGCGTCTGCCATCCATTGCCCGATGCTTTGAAGTACTCGAGAACTTCCGGCGACAACCGAATGTTGATTCGCTCCTTCGGATGCTCGGATCTGGGCCGCCCACGCGGTCTGAGCAACTTTTCTGCAGCCTCATCCCCCACGATTTCGTGAAGTACCTTCGACGCAGGTTTCGCCTTCGCGAAGCGCTTCTTCGTCCACTCGGGATTCTCGGAATCCTGAGCCGATTGCTTTTTGATCTTTGCGTCCTCAGCCGGCGTAGGGAGGACAGTTCCCGGCTTAAGTCTCGGCATAGCGTTTCACCTCTCGAGAATTCGCCTTGCGCAAGCTGATGACATGTATTTTTCCTGCGCGGGGCGTAAAGACCAAAGCAAACAGCCGCACCGCAATGTACCCGAAGGCGCAGTAGCGGCGTTCACCATAGTCCACGCGGACATCCTCCTCGATCACGGCGCTGTCCCACTCAAATTCGCGGGCCATCGTGAACGGTAACCCCCGTTCTCTCACATTCCGTTCACTTTTCGCCGGGTCGAAACTGATTTCCATGGGCAATTATTGTACCCACAATAATTAACGCCCATCAATTATTTTTTGTGGCGACAAAAAATAAGGACATATCACACGCAGCCCGGCGTCACCACGGCGCGTATTGCTCGAACACCGTCTGACGTTCGAAGGCGATCAGCACGGCGCGCTTGTGCGGAAAATCGAACTCGCGCAGGCGGGCCGCGCCCTGCCCCTGCATATAGGCGATCCAGCGGTCGTGATCGATGCGCGGCTCGCCGACGATGCGCTGCGTACGCGGATCGTCGAGGAAGATGTAGTGGACGATAGACCGCAGCCATGCTTCGGTGCGCCCGGGTGAGCGAAAACGCGTCGAACCCACCAGCAAATGGAAACCTCGGTCGTAGTCGGCCGCCTCGCAAAACGGCGCAATGCGGTCTTCCTTCGCCCAATACACCTCGAAGTAGGCAAACGGCTCGTCGTCGAAACACGCGAACAACGTGACGGTGTGGGGATCGGCCTGCATCTTCGCCAAGTACTCGGCATGTTCCTCCAGCGTGCCCGTCTGCTCCCAAAAGTGCGCCACGCTGTCGAGGTTCATCCACTCGTGAAAGCGTTCGACGTCGCCCGGCTGATCGATGGCACGCAGGCTGAAGCTCGTGCCGAGTCGAGCGATGTGACGCCGATACACCTCGCCCACCGGCTTCGGTGCGCGCAACGGATGGCGCTTGCCGTCCGACACACGGTACTGCTGCGCCATGCCGGCCGACGACGGTCCCTGGAGCCACTGCGCCGGGTGCTGCCAGAACGTCTGACGCGAGACGTGTAACGTACTCGTACCATCGGCTTGCGAAAACTGCTCCCCCACCCCGTCACGAACCGCTGCGACGAGCCACGCCGCCAGCGCCGGGTCGGCGTCCGTTCCCGGCCACGCCACGCTGGCCCGCTTGCACGCCTTGTGATGACAGAACACAGCCGCCAGCACCGGCAACAACGCCTGAACCGGCAGATGGGCGTCATACGGCGTGCTCGCCCGCAGCGCTATCGCGCCGTCAGCTTCGCTCACCTTGAACACGGCGACGGCACGCGCGTCGCACCAGAGCATGAGGTCCTGACCGGCGCGGGCGACGCCATCGTCCGGCCCGCTCGCGTGATATCGATGACCGTCGGCCAGCGTGACGCCGTAGGGATCATGGGGCGCAGCACGCCCGGCTTGCGCAGCGGACGATTCAACAGGGGCAGTCATTGCAATTGACACGATTCGATCTCCTCTCAGCCAAGCCGGACGCCGCCACGGCATCCGTCAAAATTCAGACGCCGTTCATGCGCCGTTCATACGCCGCTCATACACCGGACGCGGCCCTCGCACGCATGGCGGGCGCCATCGATGCGAACGCCGTGCCGACGAGACCGGTAATCCGGTCGAGCGATACCGGGCCGCCAAAACCCCACGATGGCGGCAGAAACGCGACACGTCCGTCGCGCACGGCAGGCAACGCCCGCCAGACCGGCAGTTGATACGCGGGCGCAGCGCCGTTGTCGACAACGATCAGCGACCACTCGGGATGCCGCGCCAGATCGCCCAGCGACAGATTGACCATCGACTGACGCTCGTCGAGCCATCCGAGTGCGTTGCGCGCCCCCAGATGCCCGATCAGCGCGCCGATCATGTCCTTGTTGTCGTACGCCCAGAAGTTGCCGCCACCCGCGTTGGCGTTGAGCAGCGCAATCGGCGCGTCGCGAAAACCGTCGCGCAACGCACTCGCACGCGCCTCGGCAATGCGTGCCTGGCTATCGGCGACGATTTGCGCTGCCGCGTCGACACGCCCCGTCATGCCGCCCAGGGATCGGAAGATGGCCAGCATGCGGTCGAGAGCGTCCCCCTCGCCCTCGGCGGGCTGGACGTTGAAGACAACGGTCGGTGCGATACGCGCCAATGCGTCGAACAACCGTTCGTGCCGATACGCATACGCGACGATCAGATCGGGACGCAACGCCGCAATCGCTTCGAGATTCGGTTGCTCGCGCGTGCCCACGGCGCTGTCCGCGCGCAACCGGTCCGCACGATATTTGACCCACTGCGTGTAGCCACGCGGATCGGCCACCCCGATTGGCGTGACGTCGAGCGCCAGCAGCGACTCGGTAAACAGAAACTCCAGCGAGACGACCCGGCGGGCGGGCGTCGGCAAGACAGGCGACGCGCGGTTGAACAAGCCGCGATAGTTCTGCGCGTGCACATCGAGCGGCACCGCACCGGTCATCGCGACCGCGCCGGCGGCGAGGTATTTCAGGCAGCGGCGGCGTGCCGGGTGAGCCGGCGCGCCTGCATCAGATTTAGCCGGCATGCGCATGCGACCTCAGGAAAGTGCGGGAGAGCAGCCAAAGGAAGAGCGGCGTGCCGACGGCAGCGGTGACGATGCCCAGCGGGAAATCGAGCGGCGCGAACAGCGTACGTCCGAACAAGTCGGCCACGCCGAGTAACAACGCGCCCGCCAGCGCCGCCGTGACGATACGGTCGCGGGTGCCGGTCAGCGGTAGCGATCTCAGCGCGTTCGGGACGATCAATCCGACGTAAGCCACCGGACCGACCGTCGCCACCGCCGCCGCCGCCATCGCGCTCGCTAGCACCAGCAATCCGAGACGGGCACGCACGACCGGCACGCCCAGCGCCTCGGCCGTCTCGTCGCCGAGACTCAACAAGTCGAGCCACCGCCCCGCATACACCGCGAGCGGCAGGCAGATCGCCAGCCAGGGCAGCAACGCCCGCACGCCGTGCCACGATTGCCCGTAACTGCTGCCGACGAGCCATACCAGCGCCTGCGTGGCATGCACGTGGAATTGCAGCACGAGCAGGTTCGCCAACGCTGCGAGCAGACCGGCCAACGCCATGCCCGTCAGAATCACTCGCATTGGCGCGAGTCCCCAGCGCGCGTTCACGCCGAGCACGATCGCCAGCACCCCGGCGCTCGCCGCCCACGCGGCGGGCATCGACCAGCGTGCAGCGGCATCTGGCGACACCAGCAGCAGCGCAAGCACCGCCAGTCCTGCCGCCTGATTCACGCCCAGCAATTCCGGCCCGGCCAGCGGATTCCGGCACGCCCCCTGAAGCAACACGCCGCTGCCTGCGAGCAGTGCCCCGGCGCCCATCGCGATCAGACTGCGCGGCAGACGCAGGTCGACCAGCATGCCGGCCGCCGTGTGCGGATCGACAACGTCGCGCCATTGCCATGCCGACGGCCACGACAGCACACCCATCGTCAGCGTCAGGCCGGTGACGGCGATCAGCGCGATGACGACCAGCGCGGCGATCACGGCCATCGGACGCCGGTTGGACGCACGATGGCCAGCCGCCATCGGGGCGGTCATCTCCGCAGTGCTCGCGGGCAGGCCGTAGCGAAGCAACAGCAGCAGCACCGGTGCGCCGATGACGGCGCTCATCACGCCGACCGGCAGCGCACCGAACGTCAGGAGCGCGCGCGCAATGGCGTCGGTGACGATGAGCATTGCGCCGCCCCACAACGCCGAGAGCGGAATTAGCCATGCGGGCCGGTGAACGCCCATTAGCCGCACCAGATTCGGCGCGGCCAGCCCGACGAAGCCGACCGGCCCCGCCAGCGCAATGGCAATCGCAGACAGAGCGGCCGCGAGCAGAATCGTCCCCACACGCACCGCGCCGACACGCTGTCCTAAAGCCGACGCCTGCGCTTGGCCGAAGCGCGCCAGTCCGAGCGGATGCAGTAACGCCAGCAAGGCCACACCCGCCGGGAGCAGCAACCACATCGCTTCGTCCGCCCCGCGTTTGCCGAACTGCTGCAACGACCCCGTACTCCACTGCACAACGCCCACGGCCGCACGGGTGTAGAGCGTCAGCGCAAGCATGCATAACGCCGAGAGCGCGAGCGCATTCGCCGCCCCGGCCAATGTGAGACGCAGCGGTGTCGTGCGCGTGCCGCCCGCGAGCGCGAACGTGAAAAGCGCCGCCAGCACGCCGCCCGCCAGCATCATCGGCAGGACGGCGAGGCCCGGCACGAGCAACGCAACGATGAGCCCCATCTGCGCACCCGCCGACACGCCGAGCAATTCGCCGGACGCGAGCGGATTCTGCGTGATGGTCTGGAGCAACGCACCGGCGAGTCCAAGGCACGCCCCGGCGGCAAGGCCCGCACGAATCTGCGGCATCCATGCGTCCACGAACAGCAACCAGCCGAGCGTGGCGTCGCGACTCATGCCGCTCGGCCCCCCTCGCATCGCCTGAGCGATCGTGGCCGCCCCCGGCCATGCGTCGTTAGCGAGCGCGTGGACGACGACGGCGAGCACGAGCGCCAGCCATCCCCCCCATAGCGCGCGTGTGCGGCGCGCGTACTGACGTGGTGCGGCGTGCGCGGGCAACGTGAGCCGGCGGGCGAGGTGCAAGGTCGCCACCGTACGCTCAGCCGCCATGTCGGCCACCGTTCGGTCCATCCGGGACCTTCGACACGTTCGAGACGCTCGCCCCGCCGACCTCAACCGGCTCGCAGACGTCACGACGTCCCACCTGCCCGCCCAGCACCGGCAAGCACATCGGCAAGCCCTGAAAGTCGATGCGCTGCATCGGCGTGGCGAACACCGCCATCAGACGGTCCGGGTCCATCGTCTCGTCGGGTGTGCCCGAGAAGACAAGCTTGCCGTCGCGCATGAGCAGCATGGCGTCGGAGAAGGCGGCGGCCTGATTGAGGTCGTGCAGCACCCACACGACGGTCATGCCCGTCTCGCGATTGAGTTCGCGAATACGCGCAAGAATGTCGATCCGGTGGCGCACGTCGAGATACGTCGTCGGCTCGTCGAGCAACAGCACGTTGCCCTCCTGCGCCAGCGCCATGGCGATGAACGCGCGCTGACGCTCCCCGCCGGACAACGCCGTGACGTCGCGCGTGCACAGCGTGTCCAGTTCCATGAGATGCAGGGCGCGCTCGATGGCGAGGTTGTCGCGCTCGCCAAGGCGTCCACCCATGCCGGTATGGCTGTAGCGGCCGCAAGCGACGAGTTCGGCGACGGTCATGCCGAACGGCATGCCGGGCGTCTGCGCGAGCAGCGCGATGCGACGCGCACGCTCACGTGCACGCAGCGAGTCGAGCGGCGTGTCGTCGAGCCATACGCGGCCCGACACGGGTTTGAGCAGGCCGCCCAGGGTGCGCAGCAGCGTGCTCTTGCCGCAGCCGTTCGGGCCGCACAGTGCGCTCACACGGCCTGCGGCGAAGGTCACATCGACCTGAGTGAGGACGTTGCGGGCCCCCACAGCAACATTAAGGCCTTCCGCACGCAACGACGCGCCTGCGGCAGGCGTCAGAAATTCGGTCATGTTGAATGCCGGTCTGGCGGCTGCTGGACCGGTGGAAATACGGGTATCGGGCACCCCTCGTCTCGACGGCCTGCGTGAGCGCGCGCCGCCTAAACTCCGGAAGTGGTGGTTCGTCGCTCAAAAGACGTATCACCAACCGGCATATTTACCCATGTCCCGATCGCCCCAGCCGTCGCGCCTTCGTTTTGCTCCCCCTGCCTGTCCAGCCTTACCCGATCTGCCTTCCTCCCCGACATCGCCAAGGCCCGTGCGGACCGGACTGGTCATCGTCGTCCTGTGCCTTGCAGCATGCACTTCACCTACGTCGCCGACGCATCAGATCGCCGAAGCGCCCAAACCCCCGGCATCCCGCGTCTCGTCCATTACCGCGCATTACACCGCCGACGTCCGTCGCACGACCGACGGCACCGCCCATGTCCGCGCGGACAACTGGGGCAGCCTCGGTTATGGCTTCGGTTACGCGCAGGCGCAGGACAATCTCTGCACGCTCGCCGAGAGCATCGTGACGTTTCGCGGCGAACGCTCGCTGGCCTTCGGGGCGGACGGTCGGGTTGTGCGACGTGCGACCTTCGGTCAGCCGAACAACCTGGATGCGGACGTCTTCTTTCGTATGACGTTCGACACCAACACCCTCGACCGGTATCGCGCCGCCCAGTCGCCGCGCGGACGTGAACTGGCACAGGGCTTCGCGGACGGTGTGACGCGCTATCTGCAAGACATGCGCGCGGGTACGGACGCCGCTCGGCACACCGCCTGCCGCAACGCCGACTGGATGCGCCAGGTAGGCACCGTGACGGAGGACGACGTCTACCGCCGCCTCTACGCCGCCGCACTCGCTGCGAGCGCCGCCACGCAGATCACCGCCATCGCGACGGCACGGCCGCCATCGGCCAGCGCCGCGATCGATGAACGATCACGCCCGGCGCGCAAGGTCGCAACCGCGTCGCCCGCCGCAGGGTCCCCAACCTCGCTGGCCTCGATCAACGATGCGGGCGTCGGCAGCAACGCCTTCGCCTTCGGGGCGTCGCTGAGTGCCGATGGCCAGCCGATTCTGTACGGCAGCCCGCACTGGTACTGGGAAGGTCCCGACCGGCTGTACCCTGCGCATCTCACGATCCCCGGCCAGTTCGACGTCTCGGGTGTCGGCATGCTCGGCGCGCCGTTCATCATGATCGGCTTCACGCAGAACGTCGCGTGGACGCATACGGTATCGAGTGCGCGACGCTTCGGCCTCATCGCCCTCACGCTCGATCCGACGGACCCGACCCGCTACCGGCTCGACGGCCGAACCGAAGCCATGCAGCGCGTTTCCGTCACCGTCCCCGTGCGCGATGCGCAAGGCAAGACGTCGACCGTCTCGCGAACGCTGTATCGCACGACCGACGGGCCAGTCGTCAATCTCTCGGCCATGTCCCCGGCGCTCGGCTGGACGACGCGTCAGGCACTGGTCCTGCGCGACGCCAACGCCAACAACTTCGGCCTGCTCGATCACTATCTGCGCATGGCGCAGGCCGACTCGCTCGACGCGTTCGCGTCGGGCATGCGCACCGACGCGGCCAATCCGTGGGTCAACACCGTGGCCATCGGCCGACGCGACCCGCGCGTGTGGTTCGGCGATATTGGCCCGGTGCCGGGCGTGCCGGACGCGTTGTCGGCCGCTTGCACCGCCAAGCCCGCAGGACTGGCCTTCGCGAAGGCCGCGCCGGGTCTGCCTGTCCTGGACGGCAGCCGCAGCGCCTGCGCATGGCAAACCGCGCCGGACAGCCCGTTACCCGGCACGCTCGGACGCGGCGAGATGCCGGACATCATGAGCGACACGGTCGTCGCCAACATGAACGACAGTGCGTGGCTGGCCGCACCGGATGCGCCCCTCACCCATCTAAGCCGTGTGCTCGGCCAAAGCAACGCACCGCTTTCGCTGCGCAGCCGCGAGGGCTTGCAACGCATCGCCGCCTTGCGCGCCGCCGGTCCGGTCACGCAGCAGGCAGTGCGCGAGTCCGTGCTGCGCGCCACGCCCTTGTCCGCCAATCTCGCGCGCAAGTCGTTCCTCGCGCGCGCGTGCCCCTCTGAAGCCGAGCGCAAAGACAAACGCTTCGACGTGCGAGTCACACAAGATCCGCTCGACGGCAAACCGTTGAAGTCGTCACAGACTGTCGATCTGGCGCCCGCCTGCCGCGTGCTGGCCGCCTGGGACGGCACGGGCGAGCGCAGCGCTCGGGGCGCGAACTTGTGGGATGCCGTCTGGATCCGGCTCGCAGGCGTCGATGCCACCGGACGTCGGGCGTTCGCCGAGCCGTTCGATGCCACGCACCCCGTCGCGTCGCCCGCCGGACTCGCCGCAGACGGCACGTCGCTCGCACAGACGCTGGGCGCGGCCGTGCTGGAGATGCAGCGCATGGGACTGGCGCTCGACAGCCGACGCGACGAAGCGCTCTTCGCCACGCGCGGCGGACGCCGCATCGGACTGTCGGGCGGCTGCGACATCGCGGGCTACTTCTCGATCATGTGCGCCGACGCCCGCATGGGCACCGACCGCTATGGCATGGACACGGTTGCGCGCGGCGACACGTATCTCCAGGTCGTCTCCTTCCCCGACGATCCGGCGCGGCGCGTCGCTGCCTCGACGCTCGACGCATCCGGCCCCTCGGACGACCGCGCCGATCCGCGCAATGCAACAGCCCTGCAAGCGTGGGCCGACAAACGCTGGCAGGCCGCGCCGTTCACGCAGGCCGACGTCGATGCAGCCACCGTCAGCGTGCTGCATCTCTCGCAATGAGACGCCCGGCAGGACTGGCCGACGATGGCCCGCCTAAATATCCCGTGGGTTGATTCGTCCACTACTCGATAGGTGCCGTCGCCCGGGGATTCGAGTGCGCACGTCGCCTCAGTCGTCGATAAAAACCTAGGAGTCTTAGATGAAGCACTACGGGAGCGTCCGTGGCCGGGGGGCCAGACGCCTGCAATCGAGCCATCGCCCGATCCGACCAATCCACCGTCGCATCGCGCTGGCGGCAAGTCTGACCTTCGCGCCGCTGGCGTTCTCCCACGGCGCGTGGGCACAGACGAGCAGCCAGCAAGGCGACGTCGCGCTTGCGCCCACGCAGGTGAGCGCCGAGCGCGCACCGGAGAACGGCGCAGGGCCGGTCGACGGGATCGTCGCCAAGCGCAGTACCACGGGCACCAAGACGGATACCCCGCTCATCGAGAATCCGCAATCGGTGTCGGTCATTCCGAAGGAGATGATTCAGGATCTGGGCGCGCAGTCGGTCAGTCAGGCCATGCGTTACAGCGCCGGTGTGCTGCCGGACAACGCGGGCTTCGAGACGCGCTTCGACTGGATCAACATTCGCGGCTTCTCGGCGTCCACGCTCGGCCTGTTCATGGATGGCACGCGTCTGCAATCGGCGACCGAATTCCAGTTGGATCCGTATGGCCTCGAGCGTATCGAAATCCTGCGTGGACCTTCGTCGGTGCTATACGGGCAGAACACGCCCGGCGGGCTGATCAACATGGTGACGAAG
The Pandoraea oxalativorans genome window above contains:
- a CDS encoding BrnT family toxin; this translates as MEISFDPAKSERNVRERGLPFTMAREFEWDSAVIEEDVRVDYGERRYCAFGYIAVRLFALVFTPRAGKIHVISLRKANSREVKRYAET
- a CDS encoding iron-siderophore ABC transporter substrate-binding protein produces the protein MPAKSDAGAPAHPARRRCLKYLAAGAVAMTGAVPLDVHAQNYRGLFNRASPVLPTPARRVVSLEFLFTESLLALDVTPIGVADPRGYTQWVKYRADRLRADSAVGTREQPNLEAIAALRPDLIVAYAYRHERLFDALARIAPTVVFNVQPAEGEGDALDRMLAIFRSLGGMTGRVDAAAQIVADSQARIAEARASALRDGFRDAPIALLNANAGGGNFWAYDNKDMIGALIGHLGARNALGWLDERQSMVNLSLGDLARHPEWSLIVVDNGAAPAYQLPVWRALPAVRDGRVAFLPPSWGFGGPVSLDRITGLVGTAFASMAPAMRARAASGV
- a CDS encoding BrnA antitoxin family protein — translated: MPRLKPGTVLPTPAEDAKIKKQSAQDSENPEWTKKRFAKAKPASKVLHEIVGDEAAEKLLRPRGRPRSEHPKERINIRLSPEVLEYFKASGNGWQTRIDAVLKQFIAEHPSVS
- a CDS encoding iron ABC transporter permease, which produces MDRTVADMAAERTVATLHLARRLTLPAHAAPRQYARRTRALWGGWLALVLAVVVHALANDAWPGAATIAQAMRGGPSGMSRDATLGWLLFVDAWMPQIRAGLAAGACLGLAGALLQTITQNPLASGELLGVSAGAQMGLIVALLVPGLAVLPMMLAGGVLAALFTFALAGGTRTTPLRLTLAGAANALALSALCMLALTLYTRAAVGVVQWSTGSLQQFGKRGADEAMWLLLPAGVALLALLHPLGLARFGQAQASALGQRVGAVRVGTILLAAALSAIAIALAGPVGFVGLAAPNLVRLMGVHRPAWLIPLSALWGGAMLIVTDAIARALLTFGALPVGVMSAVIGAPVLLLLLRYGLPASTAEMTAPMAAGHRASNRRPMAVIAALVVIALIAVTGLTLTMGVLSWPSAWQWRDVVDPHTAAGMLVDLRLPRSLIAMGAGALLAGSGVLLQGACRNPLAGPELLGVNQAAGLAVLALLLVSPDAAARWSMPAAWAASAGVLAIVLGVNARWGLAPMRVILTGMALAGLLAALANLLVLQFHVHATQALVWLVGSSYGQSWHGVRALLPWLAICLPLAVYAGRWLDLLSLGDETAEALGVPVVRARLGLLVLASAMAAAAVATVGPVAYVGLIVPNALRSLPLTGTRDRIVTAALAGALLLGVADLFGRTLFAPLDFPLGIVTAAVGTPLFLWLLSRTFLRSHAHAG
- a CDS encoding GNAT family N-acetyltransferase, yielding MTAPVESSAAQAGRAAPHDPYGVTLADGHRYHASGPDDGVARAGQDLMLWCDARAVAVFKVSEADGAIALRASTPYDAHLPVQALLPVLAAVFCHHKACKRASVAWPGTDADPALAAWLVAAVRDGVGEQFSQADGTSTLHVSRQTFWQHPAQWLQGPSSAGMAQQYRVSDGKRHPLRAPKPVGEVYRRHIARLGTSFSLRAIDQPGDVERFHEWMNLDSVAHFWEQTGTLEEHAEYLAKMQADPHTVTLFACFDDEPFAYFEVYWAKEDRIAPFCEAADYDRGFHLLVGSTRFRSPGRTEAWLRSIVHYIFLDDPRTQRIVGEPRIDHDRWIAYMQGQGAARLREFDFPHKRAVLIAFERQTVFEQYAPW
- a CDS encoding ABC transporter ATP-binding protein, with the protein product MTEFLTPAAGASLRAEGLNVAVGARNVLTQVDVTFAAGRVSALCGPNGCGKSTLLRTLGGLLKPVSGRVWLDDTPLDSLRARERARRIALLAQTPGMPFGMTVAELVACGRYSHTGMGGRLGERDNLAIERALHLMELDTLCTRDVTALSGGERQRAFIAMALAQEGNVLLLDEPTTYLDVRHRIDILARIRELNRETGMTVVWVLHDLNQAAAFSDAMLLMRDGKLVFSGTPDETMDPDRLMAVFATPMQRIDFQGLPMCLPVLGGQVGRRDVCEPVEVGGASVSNVSKVPDGPNGGRHGG
- a CDS encoding penicillin acylase family protein, encoding MRTGLVIVVLCLAACTSPTSPTHQIAEAPKPPASRVSSITAHYTADVRRTTDGTAHVRADNWGSLGYGFGYAQAQDNLCTLAESIVTFRGERSLAFGADGRVVRRATFGQPNNLDADVFFRMTFDTNTLDRYRAAQSPRGRELAQGFADGVTRYLQDMRAGTDAARHTACRNADWMRQVGTVTEDDVYRRLYAAALAASAATQITAIATARPPSASAAIDERSRPARKVATASPAAGSPTSLASINDAGVGSNAFAFGASLSADGQPILYGSPHWYWEGPDRLYPAHLTIPGQFDVSGVGMLGAPFIMIGFTQNVAWTHTVSSARRFGLIALTLDPTDPTRYRLDGRTEAMQRVSVTVPVRDAQGKTSTVSRTLYRTTDGPVVNLSAMSPALGWTTRQALVLRDANANNFGLLDHYLRMAQADSLDAFASGMRTDAANPWVNTVAIGRRDPRVWFGDIGPVPGVPDALSAACTAKPAGLAFAKAAPGLPVLDGSRSACAWQTAPDSPLPGTLGRGEMPDIMSDTVVANMNDSAWLAAPDAPLTHLSRVLGQSNAPLSLRSREGLQRIAALRAAGPVTQQAVRESVLRATPLSANLARKSFLARACPSEAERKDKRFDVRVTQDPLDGKPLKSSQTVDLAPACRVLAAWDGTGERSARGANLWDAVWIRLAGVDATGRRAFAEPFDATHPVASPAGLAADGTSLAQTLGAAVLEMQRMGLALDSRRDEALFATRGGRRIGLSGGCDIAGYFSIMCADARMGTDRYGMDTVARGDTYLQVVSFPDDPARRVAASTLDASGPSDDRADPRNATALQAWADKRWQAAPFTQADVDAATVSVLHLSQ
- a CDS encoding Crp/Fnr family transcriptional regulator: MSLETLLQRSVWAQGLTPDQRARVVAEIQVRPVENGGYVCRKGDPTHAWFGVIEGLVKITTASASGKSVTFTGVPAGAWFGEGSVLKHEIRKYDVMALRDSVLAHMPIATFDWLLDTSIPFNRFLTLQLNERLGQFIAAVEHERLLDTDARVARSLSSMFNPNLYPSDDNTVQISQEELSYLAGVSRQRVNLALKVLEQAGLVKVDYGVLTILDLEGLREFGM
- a CDS encoding GNAT family N-acetyltransferase translates to MSIHARPADALRPTLLGNSVELHPLERHHAQALVAAAADGELWNLKVTVVPNADTGDAYIDRALKGRDEGTVIPFVIVSTATGNVVGHTRFWKVDRANRKLEIGHTWVSASAQRSSINTEAKSLLLTYAFETMQCVRVQFTTDELNEKSRAAILRIGAKQEGIVRHERIMPDGRKRNSVRFSIIDDEWPQVKAALAERLARGASG